In the Zingiber officinale cultivar Zhangliang chromosome 5A, Zo_v1.1, whole genome shotgun sequence genome, CCGAAGATAGAGTTTCAAAACTTCACGAAATAATGAATATGAACTCTATACCCACGAAACCTTATGACAGTTACATCAAATAATTGCCAAGAATTGAAACCCTAGTTTTACATGACTAAAGAAATATAAAATTCTTCCCTAATTTTCAAAGTATCATGGGTAAagacgctctgataccaaattgttGAAACCAAAATATGAATTCACATGCTTTAATCCATATAATTTACCAAATAAATTATACGAACATGCTTTATCCCAAATCAAATCACAGTTGTATCTCTACCATGATACAACGAGAATAGGAAAGATTAAAACTATGAACACGGAAGCGTACCAGAATCCATAGGTCAAATCTGAATTACCTAGTATAATTTTTCGAAGCGATCATTGCTTGGTATAGTTTTCCAAAACGATCAATTCTACCCTTTCAAGTAGTTTTTGTCGAGAGAATGCAGAAACTTATAGAATTCGAACCGTTGTTTGGGAACCATAACCCTTTTAATAACAAAAGTTCTTTATTTTCAATTTGGTCCCTCAACAAATGAAAATCATTTTATGGTATCTACACATTAATTTCATGACAATTTAATATCCTATTTTGTCCAAACTTTAAACCTTAGTAGATCATTTTAATTGGACTACCGATGTTGGATTTTTCCAACATGTGAGGCTAAATATCTTTATATTCGATCGACATTTATCCGATTGGGATCCTTTGAACCCGGTCTACTATTTACTGATCGAGCGCATTTATTTCTTTAGCTTCATAATCAAACCTTAGAGTCTTTATACTTAACTGAATGCCAACGCTATGCTCCATAGCTGCACAGGCAGGACCCAAAAATTCTAAGGTTGGATGATGAACAGAATTAAGTATAGAATACCTTTCTATTCTGATTTAACCAccatattattttaatttgaattaccaTATCATCTTCTAGATTTATTCGTTATAACCTTATAACCGGTATCAATTGATATAACGATAACGAGGACTTCAAAGAATTCGTCATTTTATCTCCATCAAATCCGGATCACCTCGCCCCTAATTAAGAATCATTCAGTGTAGACCCatcctttttgttttattttatttcttttttctctGATGTTGTAGTTAGGATAGGAATCGTCAATATTTGAATATATTTGAATGACAATTTAAATATACTATACCATGACCGGGAGACACAGACTTTAAGCTATCGACAGACTTATTCAAGCGGTTCTTAGATTTATTATCTCACAATAATTTTTGTccagttaaatatatatatatatatatatataactggaCAGAAATTATTGTGAGTATTTTCAAGGGCAGAAGGTAATAATGTAATCGGTATTCCTGCATGTGAAAGTGCTGGTCCCATCGTCGTAGGCGTAGCTATATGCCCGCGGGCACTCCTTCTTGAAGAACTGCGAGTAGTTCGTCGGCGGGCACGCCTTCGGTCCTCCGCCGTACTCTCCTCTGCAGCAGTATCTGTCGGTGTCGAACGCCAAGCACGCGCTCTTGCATCCCACCACCGCTCCGCTCGGAGCCTTCGCCTGCAGCTCCGGCAAGCAGATCGCGTTCAGGTCCACCGGGCAGTCGGCGAAGTTGCACCCCTCCCTCGCCACCGGCGCCACCGCCACCGGCAGATTGAAGCCGTCGACACAGCTCACGTCGTAGAAGTCCCGCCCGTCATAGCCCTGCATCGTGAACTCCACCAGCGTGGCCGGCGCCGCTCCGCCGGCGCCCCTGCACTCCACCACCCCGCTACCGCAGTCGCCGCTGAGGCACGAGAACCGGCCCGACGACGGATCGGTCGAGCAATGCGTCCGGGCCCACACGCGGCCCGACCACTTGGGCAGCGCCGTCACAGACTTCGACGCCCGCGGTGCGAGCTCGAAGCCGGTATCGTCGATCGGCGGAGTGCCGCCGCCGGTGAGAGTGGCGGGCCAGATGGTGTACGCACAGTTGTTCTTTATCGTCAACCTAGCAGAATTCGCAACTGCAACAACACATTCGACGACTGTAACCACACATTGTATAATTAAAGATCAACCGAATCTCAATTCCAATTAACAACGAACCTTGAATGAAGAAGAAGGCCGCAGCTAAAGCGGAGAGAATTAGGGTTTTAGCCATGTGTGAGAGATCTATCGACTTATTGGAGAGCAAAGGgatatatcatatatatatatatagataaatcTACGCCGATGCTTTGAGATAAGTGAGAAATATATAATCGTATATGGACAAAGAACAAAAAAAGAAGGAAATTTTAATTGTATAACGAGATTTCATGACACATTAATCGGGTTTTTAATTCCATTTCTTCCTAATTATATGCAAGATATTCTTCCCTTTTACTGTTTTTCTCGATTAATGTATTCAATGCTTAATGTATGAATATAGACAGACAGATAGATACATTGTATCGGTGTGTAAAATAAGAAAACTATAAGTGAAgataatcaataaaattaatgACCAAACAATCAATATGATTAAATTCGGGGAAAAACTGATAAGCTATAACCGGCCCATGAATTCATGGTTGATTTGAGCCGAATTAATCCGATATTGTATTCAATGTTCAGCTTAGATCCGGATTGGGTCGAGTCGAGACGAGATCTATTTGTCTTTTAATATTAATGTTTCA is a window encoding:
- the LOC121979858 gene encoding thaumatin-like protein 1b, yielding MAKTLILSALAAAFFFIQVVECVVAVANSARLTIKNNCAYTIWPATLTGGGTPPIDDTGFELAPRASKSVTALPKWSGRVWARTHCSTDPSSGRFSCLSGDCGSGVVECRGAGGAAPATLVEFTMQGYDGRDFYDVSCVDGFNLPVAVAPVAREGCNFADCPVDLNAICLPELQAKAPSGAVVGCKSACLAFDTDRYCCRGEYGGGPKACPPTNYSQFFKKECPRAYSYAYDDGTSTFTCRNTDYIITFCP